The region GCTTAATTCCAACTTTGTACTGTATCCCGTATCTCCCGAGACTGTCATAGGAAAACCTTTCACCGTACCGAAATCTCCTATACTGTACTTTTCCGTAGAAAACAGTGCATCTTTTGAATACTGTCCGTTAAACACCGTTCTTAATGTTATCCCCTGATTCTTAAAATAGAAAGGCTTATAGTAACTTAAATTAAGATTTACCTTTCCAAACTCATATCTGTTATCTGAAGGTTCTACACTTTCAGTCGGTAGTGTTCCCGCATTAAAGGCATTGTCTTCATTTGACCTGAATCC is a window of Leptotrichia sp. OH3620_COT-345 DNA encoding:
- a CDS encoding ShlB/FhaC/HecB family hemolysin secretion/activation protein, with translation GFRSNEDNAFNAGTLPTESVEPSDNRYEFGKVNLNLSYYKPFYFKNQGITLRTVFNGQYSKDALFSTEKYSIGDFGTVKGFPMTVSGDTGYSTKLELSYILPSSESKTGQFMYKIRPYVEADLGKVRNNYNGYGVRKGKITTLSSYSLGIRYYGEKITLDTGIAKTDKGRSLTKTESHRGYVTVSATF